CTTTTAACTATTAACGGGCTTGTCGCGGCTGACTATGTTCTAATTCCTATTCAAGCTGAATATTACGCGTTAGAAGGGCTTGGAAGCCTTTTAAACACTTTTAATCTGATCAAGGAAAATCTTAAGCCTAATTTAAATGTTTTAGGTTCTGTTATAACAATGTATGACAAGAGAAACAGTTTGGCTCGAGATGTAATGAACGAGATGTATAAAAATTTTCCATTTAAAATTTTCCGCTCTGTTATTCCAAGGAACGTGCGTTTAACAGAGGCTCCGAGTTATGGGCAGTCAATTTTGCAATATGATTCAAAAAGTAAAGGAGGAAAAGCTTATGAAAGATTAGCTAAGGAAATTTTAGATCATTTCAGCTGGCAATAAAATTTATAATTTAAATACTCATTATGAAAAAAATAGGTTTGGGCAGAGGGCTTAGCTCTCTTATTCCTAAAAAAGAAAATATTAAAAAAGATGATGTTCAAAGCGATAAAGCAAGGAATTTTTTGTATGTTGATATTAATTTAATAGACGCGAATCCATATCAACCAAGAGAAAATTTTAACAAAGAATCTTTATCTGAATTAAGTAATTCCATTAAAAAGTATGGAATTTTACAGCCGTTATTAGTGAATAAACCAGAGCAGGGAAGATATGAGCTAATTGCCGGAGAAAGAAGATTAAGAGCTTCTAAAAAAGCGGGATTAAAAGAAGTCCCGGTTATTATAAAGGGTGTTGATAACTATAATAAATTGCAAATCGCTTTGTTGGAAAATATCCAGAGATCAGATTTAAACGCCTTAGAAGAAGCAAAAGCTTACGAAAAATTGGTTAAAGAATTTAATATGACGCACGATCATATTTCAAAGCAGGTTAATAAAAGCCGTTCTTTTATCACAAACAGTTTGCGTCTTTTGAATTTGCCAAAAGAGATTCAAAAAGCGATTGTTGCTGGAAAAATTAATTCCAGCCAGTCAAGATCTTTGGTTTCTCTTCCAAAAGAAGAACAAAAAAAACTATTTAAAAAAATAGTCAGCGAGGGGTTAACAGCCCGCGATGTTGAAGATAAATCAAGAAAAATTTTAGTAAAAAGCCATTCAAGAATTGTTAAAAAAGATCCGATTATAGCAGATAAAGAAAATCAAATACAGCAGGCGCTTGGAACTAAAGTATGCATTAAGAAAAAAAATAAACAAGGCCAAATAATTATTGATTTTTATTCTTTAGAAGAGCTTGATGCCATTGTTAAAAAAATTAGCATGGCATAAGCTGATCAATTTAAATATTATAAAAAAGACTCATTTTTAAAATGAGTTTTTTTAATAACTAATGGCTAAGGGCTAACTTTTAATGTTTGATTTTGTTGATTATTGTTGAAAATATTCCTTGGCTTTTTGCGTATTTTTTAATATTATCTTTTGCTGTTGATGTTTTAACAAATTTTA
The genomic region above belongs to Patescibacteria group bacterium and contains:
- a CDS encoding ParB/RepB/Spo0J family partition protein, which produces MKKIGLGRGLSSLIPKKENIKKDDVQSDKARNFLYVDINLIDANPYQPRENFNKESLSELSNSIKKYGILQPLLVNKPEQGRYELIAGERRLRASKKAGLKEVPVIIKGVDNYNKLQIALLENIQRSDLNALEEAKAYEKLVKEFNMTHDHISKQVNKSRSFITNSLRLLNLPKEIQKAIVAGKINSSQSRSLVSLPKEEQKKLFKKIVSEGLTARDVEDKSRKILVKSHSRIVKKDPIIADKENQIQQALGTKVCIKKKNKQGQIIIDFYSLEELDAIVKKISMA